The genomic window CTTTCCGCGGTGGATGCAGTGGTCGTCGCGCATCTATTGGAACAACTTGCTATGGAGAAATGCCTGTACACGAAAATCGCAATCTGCGAGACGCTTGAGAAAGGTGACCTGTCCACGGCCAGAAAAATGATCCTGTATCTTGGCAAAATTGGAAGAAACCAGCATTATGCGCTGCCGGACAGGATTTCTGCAAAAAAGTCTTACCCATTGCCGCGAGATATCATCGCAAGGTCTCTGGGAAAAATGAACGGTTCGATATTTCCTGCGCTTTTGGATGTTTTGCATGGCGGCGATGCGGAAAGAATCAGCGAGGTACTGGACTCTATTGGATTTATGGTCTTCTATCATCCGGAGATGGCAACGGAGACACATGCGCAGGAGATTTACAGAGTGTTCAGCGTGTATGAACACAGTCAACTGATTGTGTGGAAAGCGCTTCTTTGCCTGTCTGCGTTCCCTCTACCCCAAAGCTTGAGTATTCTGCAAGGCTTTTCTGCCTACAACAATGTCCTCGGAGAGGAAGCCAAAAGGTCTCTCCACCTCATAAGCACGAGGTATTCGTGACAGGCCACTTTGGCCGCATCATAGAGTCAGGGATTCTGTGTCAGGCTTTTCAAACCCGTGAGAATTAAGTCAAGCCCCAAAGCCCCCGCGATTTAGGAGTTTGTCAACAAGCCTAAGTTGGCCCGAAGTCCGGCATTACGATTGGCAGTATTCTCTTGGCGTGGTATTAATGAAGAATAATCAGGCAGGACAGAAAAGGAATGAATATCCATGGACGTTGTAACAAAGTTTGCTCATCATAGTGATATAGAGGATTGGATGGCTCTTGTTGATATTGTAGAGGACTACTTTCCGGGCTTAGAAAAAGAGGAATATCGAAAATCACTGAAAGAGTGCATTGAAAAACAGGAGGCTATTTGCGCAAAGGTGCGAGGTCAAATAGTTGGCATACTTCTGTTTTCCACTGAACAGAGCATTCTTGCTTTTTTAGCCGTACACCCTGCATTTAGAAAGGGCGGCATTGCATTTCATATGATTAAAACAATGATTTCGGTATTCCCGTCAGGTAAGGAGATTTGGGTTACCACATATCGTGAGGGTGATCCAAAAGGTGAAGGCGCCCGGGCGCTGTATTTACGTTGTGGATTTGTTCCCGATGAATTAATCGTGGAAATGGATTATCCTTGCCAAAAGTTTGTTTTGCATAAAAGGCTGGAAAAACAGTTCGATTAACAAATTTGCGATTATATCTTACACTTACTTCAATTTAATAGGAAATCTGTATTGTTTTTTGCTCCCGCTGACTCTGCATGGCGTATTCAATGATACAGATTGTATTTCGCGCTTCCCGCAGTAAGCGCATCGCTTAACTGCTTGTAAAACGCCTCGTACCGTCCCGGCAAAGTTTCAACCGGAAGA from Acetonema longum DSM 6540 includes these protein-coding regions:
- a CDS encoding GNAT family N-acetyltransferase, producing the protein MDVVTKFAHHSDIEDWMALVDIVEDYFPGLEKEEYRKSLKECIEKQEAICAKVRGQIVGILLFSTEQSILAFLAVHPAFRKGGIAFHMIKTMISVFPSGKEIWVTTYREGDPKGEGARALYLRCGFVPDELIVEMDYPCQKFVLHKRLEKQFD